One window of Campylobacter sp. RM12651 genomic DNA carries:
- the pyk gene encoding pyruvate kinase has translation MKKTKIIATLGPASDSEECIREMIKAGVNVFRLNFSHGSHEYHKANLDKVRKIAEELGENIGVLQDISGPKIRVLELPEPFLLKKGDRLDIYRHTIKANQKAQNHYEVSTNYNEILGAVRVSEAIYLCDGSIKVIVEDVNQDYLKCQVQNDGKLASNKGINFPNTKINIEVITKKDKDDLLWGVKNDVDYMAISFVQNAYDIKNAKQILAENGNKTAVFAKIEKFDAVENIDEILNVSDGIMVARGDLGIEVPFYKVPSIQKSIIKKANEIGKPVITATQMLFSLANNKSATRAEISDVANAVLDGTDAVMLSEESAVGIDPVNAVSIMAATISEVEKIYPYCNFNHDKRDMTDTIAASAVQLAKDINADALICLTSSGASVKKMARYRPDTKIITMSHCDKTLKSLSICWGLSEAYVVDKAGSLHELLQNCVRVGVKKGIMDKSKNYVITAGYPVGETGSTNLIRVLGKEQIEYYLNL, from the coding sequence ATGAAAAAAACAAAAATAATAGCAACTTTAGGGCCTGCAAGCGATAGCGAAGAATGTATAAGAGAAATGATAAAAGCAGGTGTTAATGTATTTCGTTTAAATTTTTCTCACGGCTCTCATGAATATCATAAAGCGAATTTAGATAAGGTAAGAAAAATAGCTGAAGAATTAGGCGAAAATATCGGAGTATTACAAGATATTTCAGGACCAAAGATTAGGGTATTAGAATTACCTGAGCCATTTTTATTAAAAAAAGGTGATAGATTAGATATTTATAGACATACAATAAAGGCTAATCAAAAAGCACAAAATCACTATGAAGTAAGCACAAATTATAATGAAATTCTAGGTGCAGTAAGAGTTAGCGAGGCTATATATTTATGCGATGGTTCTATTAAAGTAATAGTTGAAGATGTAAATCAAGATTATTTAAAATGCCAAGTTCAAAACGATGGAAAATTAGCGTCAAATAAAGGTATAAATTTCCCTAATACAAAAATCAATATAGAAGTAATCACTAAAAAAGATAAAGATGATTTATTGTGGGGTGTTAAAAATGATGTTGATTATATGGCAATATCTTTTGTTCAAAACGCTTATGATATCAAAAATGCTAAGCAAATATTAGCCGAAAACGGAAATAAAACTGCTGTTTTTGCAAAGATTGAAAAATTTGACGCTGTTGAGAATATAGATGAAATTCTTAATGTAAGCGATGGGATAATGGTTGCTCGTGGGGATTTAGGAATAGAAGTTCCTTTTTATAAGGTTCCAAGCATACAAAAATCAATAATTAAAAAAGCTAATGAAATAGGTAAGCCAGTAATTACTGCAACTCAAATGCTATTTTCTTTAGCAAATAACAAAAGTGCAACTAGAGCAGAGATAAGCGATGTTGCAAATGCTGTGTTAGATGGAACTGATGCAGTTATGCTTAGCGAAGAAAGTGCAGTTGGAATTGACCCTGTAAATGCTGTTAGTATTATGGCTGCAACGATTAGCGAAGTAGAGAAAATCTATCCATATTGCAATTTTAATCACGATAAAAGAGATATGACTGATACCATCGCAGCATCAGCTGTGCAACTTGCAAAAGATATTAATGCAGACGCATTGATTTGTCTTACAAGTAGTGGTGCGAGTGTTAAAAAAATGGCAAGATATAGACCTGATACAAAGATAATAACAATGAGCCATTGTGATAAAACACTAAAAAGCCTTAGTATTTGTTGGGGTCTTAGTGAAGCTTATGTGGTTGATAAGGCAGGTAGTTTGCACGAACTTTTACAAAATTGTGTAAGAGTAGGGGTAAAAAAAGGCATTATGGATAAGAGTAAAAATTATGTTATTACAGCAGGTTATCCTGTAGGAGAAACAGGTAGCACGAATTTAATCAGAGTTCTTGGAAAAGAACAAATAGAGTATTATTTAAACTTGTAG
- the gatC gene encoding Asp-tRNA(Asn)/Glu-tRNA(Gln) amidotransferase subunit GatC gives MVVNEKLLERLEKLSSIRLNDNVRKELIADFDDILKFVDNLNEIDTNNLKINNLNYTPLREDIPQKSEVIEDILKNAPSTNGHFFSVPKIIE, from the coding sequence ATGGTAGTCAATGAAAAGCTATTAGAAAGATTAGAAAAATTATCATCAATTAGGTTAAATGATAATGTAAGAAAAGAACTAATTGCTGATTTTGATGATATTTTAAAATTCGTAGATAATTTAAATGAAATTGATACTAATAATTTAAAAATCAATAATTTAAATTATACTCCACTAAGAGAAGATATACCACAAAAATCAGAAGTTATTGAAGATATTTTAAAAAATGCACCATCTACAAATGGACATTTTTTCTCTGTACCTAAAATCATAGAATAA
- a CDS encoding FAD:protein FMN transferase: MKEFVFSCFSTKCVVKLEASEYEASNLAIKCFELCKNLHLKYNYFDNSSLVSKINNKSKNRIKLDQQTMMILQKLSSLSEITNYAFDITLINKKLKNNAKYGKNSYFLSKKFIEFEDINTKIDLGGVIKEFAVDECAKICEKYKYVINFGGDLKTNKEIFVNIKNPKNPQEAIKKWQILNQSLTTSAQYERANHIINTKDFKYSQVSVIGENTLSCGVFSTALCFEEFVLPKEYLAICIDFNNEIKYQSNRDR, from the coding sequence GTGAAAGAATTTGTTTTTTCTTGCTTTAGCACAAAATGTGTTGTTAAATTAGAAGCTAGCGAATATGAAGCTTCTAATTTAGCTATTAAATGTTTTGAGCTTTGTAAAAATCTACATTTAAAATATAATTATTTTGATAATTCTTCGCTGGTATCTAAAATTAATAATAAAAGCAAAAATCGTATAAAATTAGACCAGCAAACTATGATGATTTTGCAAAAACTCTCAAGTCTTAGTGAAATTACTAATTATGCTTTTGATATTACACTAATCAATAAAAAATTAAAAAATAATGCAAAATATGGTAAAAATTCATATTTTTTATCTAAAAAATTTATAGAATTTGAAGATATAAATACAAAAATTGACTTAGGTGGCGTGATTAAAGAATTTGCAGTTGATGAATGTGCTAAAATTTGTGAAAAATACAAATATGTGATTAATTTTGGAGGGGATTTAAAGACTAATAAAGAAATATTTGTAAATATTAAAAATCCTAAAAATCCACAAGAAGCTATTAAAAAATGGCAAATCTTAAATCAATCGCTAACAACTTCAGCACAATATGAAAGGGCAAATCACATAATAAATACAAAAGATTTTAAATATTCTCAAGTTAGTGTAATAGGAGAAAACACGCTTAGTTGCGGGGTATTTTCCACTGCTTTGTGCTTTGAAGAATTTGTTTTGCCTAAAGAGTATTTAGCAATTTGCATTGATTTTAATAACGAAATAAAATACCAATCTAATCGCGACAGGTAA
- a CDS encoding type III pantothenate kinase, translating into MTLIDIGNTTACVYKEEHAKRIELKDFIPNSFKEKVFYISVNSNFSTLPNNYINLEPYFSLNTSYVGLGVDRIASCYCIDSGIIVDAGSAITIDKMSDGKHLGGFILPGIQSYLNAYKNISCRLDYELNTSIDLNSLPNSTKDAISYGIISSVVNSINDFANDEIIYLTGGDASFLSQFFKNAINEKNLVFQGMQKLIKDLNL; encoded by the coding sequence ATGACTTTAATTGATATTGGAAACACAACAGCTTGTGTTTATAAAGAAGAACATGCAAAAAGGATAGAGTTAAAAGACTTTATCCCAAACTCTTTTAAAGAAAAAGTATTTTATATAAGTGTAAATTCTAATTTTTCTACACTACCTAATAACTATATTAATCTTGAACCTTATTTTAGTCTTAATACTTCTTATGTTGGTTTGGGTGTTGATAGAATTGCTTCTTGTTATTGCATTGATTCTGGCATTATTGTAGATGCTGGTAGTGCAATTACAATTGATAAAATGAGTGATGGTAAACATTTAGGCGGATTTATTTTGCCAGGTATTCAATCATATCTTAATGCTTATAAGAATATTTCTTGTAGATTAGATTATGAATTAAATACATCTATTGATTTAAATTCGTTACCAAATTCCACAAAAGACGCTATTAGCTACGGGATAATTTCAAGTGTTGTAAATAGTATTAATGATTTTGCTAATGATGAGATAATTTATCTAACTGGTGGAGACGCAAGCTTTTTAAGTCAGTTTTTTAAAAACGCAATAAATGAAAAAAATTTAGTATTCCAAGGAATGCAAAAATTAATTAAAGACTTGAATTTATAA
- a CDS encoding PilT/PilU family type 4a pilus ATPase, with the protein MNGILTFMKENDASDLHFIPGRKPLLRIHGTLNDLEFAVLNSEIIKASCYSILSDAQKATLEEERELDFAYAVEGVGRFRANYYYVEEGKLAAAFRLIPENIPSLDDLKAPPIFKELIKKEKGLILVTGPTGSGKSTTLAAMLNEINATESKHILTIEHPVEFMHKNKKSVFSYRNVDIDTKSFQTALKYALRQDPDIILIGEMRDRETIAAAITAAETGHLVFGTLHTNSAMQTINRIVDSFSGGEQDQIRNMLSFSLQAVIAQSLIPKKGGGRLAIHEIMINNMAIANLIRENKNHQIYSQMQLNQQGTGMKTQTQSLVEAVRSGLITRELALRYSTQYNELVNLI; encoded by the coding sequence ATGAATGGAATTTTAACATTTATGAAAGAAAATGATGCGAGTGATTTGCACTTTATTCCTGGTAGAAAACCACTTTTAAGAATTCACGGAACTTTGAATGATTTGGAATTTGCTGTTTTAAATTCTGAAATTATTAAAGCTTCTTGTTATAGTATTTTATCAGACGCACAAAAAGCAACCTTAGAAGAAGAAAGAGAACTAGACTTCGCTTATGCAGTTGAAGGAGTAGGGCGTTTTAGGGCAAACTATTACTATGTTGAAGAAGGAAAACTTGCAGCTGCATTTCGTCTAATTCCTGAAAATATCCCTAGTTTAGATGATTTAAAAGCACCACCAATTTTTAAAGAATTAATCAAAAAAGAAAAAGGACTAATTCTTGTAACAGGTCCAACAGGTTCTGGTAAGTCAACAACTCTAGCAGCAATGTTAAATGAAATCAACGCAACAGAAAGTAAGCATATTTTAACCATAGAACACCCAGTTGAATTTATGCATAAAAACAAAAAATCAGTATTTTCTTACAGAAACGTTGATATAGATACTAAAAGCTTTCAAACAGCTTTAAAATATGCTTTAAGACAAGACCCTGATATTATCTTAATCGGTGAGATGAGAGATAGAGAAACAATAGCAGCAGCAATTACAGCAGCTGAAACAGGTCACTTAGTATTTGGAACCCTACATACAAACTCAGCTATGCAAACAATCAACCGTATCGTAGATAGCTTTAGTGGTGGAGAGCAAGACCAAATTAGAAATATGTTATCGTTTTCATTACAAGCAGTTATAGCACAAAGCTTAATACCTAAAAAAGGTGGTGGTCGTTTAGCAATTCACGAAATTATGATTAATAATATGGCTATTGCAAACCTTATTCGTGAAAACAAAAACCATCAAATATATTCACAAATGCAGTTAAATCAACAAGGCACAGGTATGAAAACCCAAACACAAAGCTTAGTTGAAGCGGTTCGCTCTGGTTTAATCACTCGTGAGCTTGCTTTAAGATATAGCACTCAATATAATGAGCTAGTGAATTTGATATGA
- a CDS encoding CvpA family protein, with amino-acid sequence MNSGLILDCVIIGVTLILGIGGIISGLIKEGFGLAGILVGVYVSTSNSEKVGALINQYVYKSDNELLLNLCGFVITLVIVWGIFLILGRIISKLVALSGLGIIDKIMGFIFCAGKIFIIFSIIASCINALPIINSKVNQFFANSMMYPVLIQTGGAIANIQAIQNTINTKKENLLNNELKEENSK; translated from the coding sequence ATGAATAGCGGCTTAATACTAGATTGTGTAATAATTGGCGTAACGCTAATTTTAGGTATTGGTGGAATTATTTCAGGACTTATTAAAGAAGGTTTTGGATTAGCTGGTATTTTAGTAGGCGTATATGTAAGCACTAGCAATTCAGAAAAAGTAGGGGCATTAATTAATCAATATGTTTATAAAAGCGATAATGAGCTTTTATTAAACCTATGTGGTTTTGTTATAACTTTAGTTATAGTTTGGGGAATTTTTCTTATTTTAGGAAGAATAATATCAAAACTAGTAGCCTTAAGCGGACTTGGAATAATTGATAAAATTATGGGATTTATATTTTGCGCTGGAAAAATATTTATAATTTTTTCTATAATTGCATCTTGTATAAATGCCTTACCTATAATAAATAGTAAAGTAAACCAATTTTTTGCAAATAGTATGATGTATCCTGTTTTAATTCAAACAGGTGGAGCAATTGCTAATATACAAGCGATTCAAAATACTATAAATACAAAAAAAGAAAATTTATTAAATAATGAATTAAAAGAAGAAAATTCAAAATAA
- a CDS encoding FAD-dependent oxidoreductase — MAQHFDVIVVGGGISGAALFYELSKYTNVKKVALIEKYHALSTLNSKGTSNSQTIHSGDIETNYTYEKASKVKPNADMIVNYAKLVKAEEKFMFSHQKMALAVGEEECAFMQKRYEEFKDIYPYIRKFDKAEIKRIEPKVVEALGGGDRPEEIFAMGALAGDCYTTVDFGKMSESLAEEAMKANQKNQMFFNEEIVNIYKKGDVFYLISANKTEFSANFVVVNAGAHSLFLAHKMGYGLDYACLPVAGSFYLTKKHLLNGKVYMVQNPKLPFAALHGDPDILCDMNTRFGPTALVLPKLERYHGLKSLPEFFTTLRLDGTTIKILLDLMKDSTIRNYILRNFLFEVPYLNKNLFVKDARKIVPSLTTDDITYAKGFGGVRPQVLNKTEKKLMLGEASIVPQNQGIIFNMTPSPGATSCMGNALRDLRMVVDYLKLEFNEELFNKELRG, encoded by the coding sequence ATGGCACAACATTTTGATGTTATAGTAGTTGGTGGTGGAATTAGTGGAGCGGCTTTGTTTTATGAGCTTAGCAAATATACAAATGTAAAAAAAGTGGCATTAATAGAAAAATATCACGCATTAAGCACTCTCAATTCTAAAGGCACTAGCAATTCTCAAACAATTCATAGCGGAGATATAGAGACAAATTATACTTATGAAAAAGCTTCAAAAGTAAAACCTAACGCTGATATGATTGTAAATTATGCAAAATTAGTAAAAGCAGAAGAGAAGTTTATGTTTTCTCATCAAAAAATGGCTTTAGCTGTTGGTGAAGAAGAATGTGCTTTTATGCAAAAAAGATATGAAGAATTTAAAGATATTTATCCTTATATTAGAAAGTTTGATAAAGCAGAAATAAAAAGAATAGAGCCAAAAGTAGTAGAAGCTTTAGGTGGTGGTGATAGACCTGAAGAAATATTTGCAATGGGTGCATTAGCAGGGGATTGTTATACAACGGTTGATTTTGGCAAAATGAGCGAGAGTTTAGCTGAAGAAGCAATGAAAGCTAATCAAAAAAATCAAATGTTTTTTAATGAAGAAATTGTAAATATTTATAAAAAAGGCGATGTTTTTTATCTAATTAGTGCTAACAAGACTGAATTTAGTGCGAATTTCGTAGTGGTAAATGCAGGTGCTCATTCATTGTTTTTAGCACATAAGATGGGTTATGGTCTTGATTATGCCTGTTTGCCTGTTGCAGGTAGCTTTTATCTAACTAAAAAGCATTTATTAAATGGTAAAGTTTATATGGTTCAAAATCCAAAATTACCTTTTGCAGCATTACACGGCGATCCTGATATTTTATGTGATATGAATACTCGTTTTGGTCCGACTGCTTTAGTATTACCTAAGCTTGAGCGTTATCACGGGCTTAAGAGTTTGCCTGAATTTTTTACAACTTTACGCCTTGATGGAACTACTATTAAAATATTGCTTGATTTAATGAAAGATAGCACTATTAGAAATTATATTTTAAGAAATTTCTTATTTGAAGTGCCATACCTTAATAAAAATCTTTTCGTAAAAGACGCTAGAAAAATCGTCCCAAGTCTTACAACTGATGATATAACTTATGCAAAAGGTTTTGGTGGAGTTCGCCCACAAGTGCTAAACAAAACTGAAAAGAAATTAATGCTAGGCGAAGCTAGTATAGTGCCACAAAATCAAGGAATAATCTTTAATATGACCCCAAGTCCAGGTGCGACTAGTTGTATGGGAAATGCTTTAAGAGATTTAAGAATGGTGGTTGATTATTTAAAACTTGAATTTAACGAAGAACTATTCAATAAAGAACTAAGGGGATAA